The proteins below are encoded in one region of Lactuca sativa cultivar Salinas chromosome 3, Lsat_Salinas_v11, whole genome shotgun sequence:
- the LOC128133082 gene encoding uncharacterized protein LOC128133082 has protein sequence MRWIADIEGCFYTCSCPEHLRVRFALNQLRLGAKDWWKFVTANFTLAETAAVTWEGFTTMFRDEYVPPVERERLVQEFLTLKQGTDSMAAITRKFHERAMFCPELVATEQARMSRYLGVLRREIREFVSNSTYHTFTELQANARKREIELETQAREEAESQQADRRPAQSQPAAKRIKSADSRTGGSKNRTCVKCGKGHDGACRAGACYKCGKEGHIARECPKGFMVCFHCNQTGHRKAECPQLRQGSAPVARTTETRPVKVEAPRARGRAFQLTAEEVRAAPDVVAGTSEDRGKAPA, from the coding sequence atgaggtggatcgcagatatagaggggtgcttctacacttgttcatgcccggagcacctgagggtacggttcgctttgaaccagctccgtctgggagccaaggactggtggaagttcgtgacggcgaacttcactttagcagagactgcggcagtgacatgggaggggttcactaccatgttcagggatgagtacgttcccccggtggagcgggaacgattggttcaggagttcttaaccctcaagcagggtactgattcgatggcggcgatcacgcggaagttccatgagagggcgatgttttgccccgagctagtggccacagagcaggctcggatgagccggtacttgggtgttctgaggagggagatccgggagtttgtgtcaaactccacttaccatacttttactgagcttcaggcgaatgccaggaagcgtgagatcgagttagagactcaggccagggaggaggccgagtctcagcaggcagaccggcgaccggctcagtctcagccggcagccaagcggatcaagtccgccgattcgaggacgggaggttcgaagaaccgcacttgcgtaaagtgcggtaagggtcacgatggggcgtgtcgagccggtgcttgctacaagtgtggcaaggagggacacattgctagggagtgtcccaagggatttatggtttgctttcattgcaaccagaccggccatcggaaggccgagtgccctcagcttcgtcagggatctgcacctgttgccaggactactgagactcgaccggtgaaggtcgaggccccgagggctcgtgggagagcctttcagctgactgcggaggaggtccgcgctgcgcccgatgttgtggcag